TAGAGTAAAAATTGTATTTATTATCAGTATCTTTATTATTCATAAGTTCTACCTCCAAATATATGAATATCTATTCTAAAACCTTGGTTATAGTTAGATTAAGATGTTTAGAAAGGTCGAGATCATAAGGACTTGGATGAGGGGCTAAGTCTTCACCTACATATATAATTCTTACCACCGGCCGAAGGGTTAGTTCAGAGTTGTTAGCAATTACTAGGCCGCTTTCTTTATTACTTAACAAAACGTGGGTTCCTATAGGATAAGCGGCAATACAAGTAAGAAAATACTTTAATATTTCTAGATTGAAGTTAGTTTGGCCCCAACTCGCTAACATTTCTACTGCTTCATGTGGTTGATAAGCATTTCTATATGGCCTTACTGATGTCAAAGCATCATACACATCTACAACACCTGCAATCTGTGCCAAATAATATATTTTTTGGTCTTTTAAACCTTGAGGATAGCCCTGCCCTTGAAAACGTTCATGATGTTGTAAAATTATTGCACCAGCGCGGGAATCAAAGATTGATGTGTTTTTAAACATTTCATACCCGTAGATCGGATGTCGTTTGATAGATTCGTACTCTTCTTCAGTTAGGTTACCACTTTTATTAATTATAGCTTCTGGTACAGCTGCCATTCCTATGTCATGGAGTAAAGTTCCTGTTGATAAGAGTTTTAGATTTTCATTATTTAAGTTCATTTTTACCCCTACAAGAGTTGCTAGAACACAACAGTTAACACTATGTGCAAAAACATATTCATTAAGTGTTCTTAAATCTTGAAGCTGCGCTGTCAGTTCTTTGTTTTCTAAAAGTTCTTCAATAATCTGAGAAACTGCTTTAACAATATCATTATCTCTTAGGTTAATTCCTTTTTTCTTTGAGGTACTCTTTGAGGTACCCATTTGTATATCATTCATAATATCCGAAACCAAAGAATGTGCTTCGCGGCGTGTTTCATCCGTTATTATATCATTTACTTCAATATCTCCCATTCTGCTATCCTGGATATAAATTTGATTTATCCCCAGCTGTTTTAAATATGTTAAATACTGTGGTTTTATTTCCACTCCTGCTTTTAATAGTACTTGACCATTACTTCCAAAGATGGATTTTGCTAATGTCATTCCTGTTCGCACAGAGTCTAATGAAACTTTTCTCAAAACAAAATCACCTTCTCTTTCACTGGTTAAATGCGTTTATATATCTTCCTTCTTATATAACTTTCAAAAATATATCTACTAGTTCAGGATCAAACTGGGTGCCTCTGCATCTTTTAAATTCTTTAACGATTTCTTCAGGGCTCATAGGGGTTTCATTCTTCATTTGTTAACTTTTCTTTTTTGGTAAGTATACTTTCAGGCATGTTTATTTTACCTATGTCATGTAAGGTTATCAAAATTGATAAGCGGTTAAGTTCAGATATGGGAAGACCAAGCTTTTTACCTATTTTTCTAGCCACTTCTTGCATCCTGCGGGTATGCTTACTCGTCTCGAAGCTTTTTGCTTCTAATGTTTTTAACATATTATTTAATACAGCACTTCTAGCACTTTTGCTTTCGACTATCTTCTGTTTATACATATCATCTTCTGCTTCTTTCATTATAGTTGTTAAGCTTTTGTTAGCCTGGTTCATAGTTGAATTTCCTAGTGCCATGGAGATAGGAATATCTTTTACAAAATTATTTCGGCATTTATCTATAACAAAATTGCAGATATCATTTGCTTCTATTTCTGTTGATTTTGGAAGAATAATAACAAACTCGTCTCCTCCCCATCTTGCTATTAAACCTTTTTTCCGGCAGGATTCTTTTAATATTTTTGCAGCTCTTTTTAATACTTCATCTCCAATTTTATGTCCATAAGAATCGTTAATCATCTTCAAACCATTGAAGTCAGCCATTATAATACTTAAAGGTATTTGTTTTTCATTAATTAGCTCTTCAAAATTTTCTTTTTGTCAATAATAACTTCAAGACATATTATAGGATCAGGAAATTTTTCAAATAGAGATAAGATCCTTTGTCATTCCATCACTCCTCATTTCCCACATAAATAAGTAAAATAAACTATAGTCAACATAATGATGTTTTTATTTAAATATAAATAATTCTACTTTATTGATATAAAATCCTGCTAAAACTTGGTAATATATCACAATCTTTTTGGATTTTTTTCAAATATTGACAAAAAATAACCACCTCGATTAGGTGATTATTAATATAATTTTATTTTGTTGTAAAAATATTAATATTTACTTGCTAGTAATCTTTTTAGGTAAAAATTTGCTTAATTTTTTGTACATGCTATCAGGAACTTCACTTTCTAATTCATAACTAGACAAAAAATGTGTAACTAATAATAAGAATATTAACTCATGAGAATTAAGCTGTACTTTTGGAATTTCTATATCGCTCACTAATCTTAAGCCATTACAGTTTTTGATAGGAATTCCTGCATCTTCAATGATATTAACATCTCTTCTAATAGTTCTTTCTGATACCTCAAACTCTTCTGCCAGCTCTTGGTATGTTATTCCGGGCTTATTCCTTACAATTTCAACAACTGACATAACTCTTAATAAGCGATCTAGTTTCATATTAACACCCCACACCCCAGTTAAAATTATTAGATTAGTTAGCTACATTATTTTAATTCTTTTCTATATGGTAAAATCCTCCTAGAACATCAAGTATTTTTTAAAATTTTCAAAATGATTTTATAATTAAGTTAAGTTTGACTTTTATTAATATTTGCGCAAGTTAACACTAAAAAAGCAGGTGACTTAACATATTTTGGCGAATATATTAAAATAAAATATTTCAAAATCTAAAAAGAAAGTGTGGTGATGTTAATGAATATTTTAGTTTGTACAGATGGTTCAGAACAAAGTTTTAATGCTATCAAAAAAACTGCAAAAATTGCAGAAAATTTAAAAGAAGCCACCATATCTATCCTATTTGTTTTTGACCCTGCCCCATTAAACACAGAAACTGAAGGATTATCAATCAGTAGGGTTCAAACCATTAAAAGCGAAAGAGGTCAAGAGGTACTTGAACAAGCAGAGGAGTTATTAAACAAATATAATATTAATATCGCAAACAAAATAGTTAGAGAAGGGCACCCGGTTAATGAAATTACAGATGAAGTCTCTCAAAACAATTATGACCTAGTAGTAATTGGCAATAGAGGAATAGGTAGAATCCAGAGTATGTTTTTGGGAAGCGTGAGCAGTGCTGTCGCCCA
The Natranaerofaba carboxydovora genome window above contains:
- a CDS encoding HD-GYP domain-containing protein, which encodes MRKVSLDSVRTGMTLAKSIFGSNGQVLLKAGVEIKPQYLTYLKQLGINQIYIQDSRMGDIEVNDIITDETRREAHSLVSDIMNDIQMGTSKSTSKKKGINLRDNDIVKAVSQIIEELLENKELTAQLQDLRTLNEYVFAHSVNCCVLATLVGVKMNLNNENLKLLSTGTLLHDIGMAAVPEAIINKSGNLTEEEYESIKRHPIYGYEMFKNTSIFDSRAGAIILQHHERFQGQGYPQGLKDQKIYYLAQIAGVVDVYDALTSVRPYRNAYQPHEAVEMLASWGQTNFNLEILKYFLTCIAAYPIGTHVLLSNKESGLVIANNSELTLRPVVRIIYVGEDLAPHPSPYDLDLSKHLNLTITKVLE
- a CDS encoding diguanylate cyclase; translated protein: MNEKQIPLSIIMADFNGLKMINDSYGHKIGDEVLKRAAKILKESCRKKGLIARWGGDEFVIILPKSTEIEANDICNFVIDKCRNNFVKDIPISMALGNSTMNQANKSLTTIMKEAEDDMYKQKIVESKSARSAVLNNMLKTLEAKSFETSKHTRRMQEVARKIGKKLGLPISELNRLSILITLHDIGKINMPESILTKKEKLTNEE
- a CDS encoding helix-turn-helix transcriptional regulator, translated to MKLDRLLRVMSVVEIVRNKPGITYQELAEEFEVSERTIRRDVNIIEDAGIPIKNCNGLRLVSDIEIPKVQLNSHELIFLLLVTHFLSSYELESEVPDSMYKKLSKFLPKKITSK
- a CDS encoding universal stress protein; its protein translation is MNILVCTDGSEQSFNAIKKTAKIAENLKEATISILFVFDPAPLNTETEGLSISRVQTIKSERGQEVLEQAEELLNKYNINIANKIVREGHPVNEITDEVSQNNYDLVVIGNRGIGRIQSMFLGSVSSAVAQEAKTDVMIVKK